A single window of Montipora capricornis isolate CH-2021 chromosome 14, ASM3666992v2, whole genome shotgun sequence DNA harbors:
- the LOC138032109 gene encoding uncharacterized protein produces MGPLLLTLSEGQKLESFLKNVPSKSPYLVYTGADKSAGSEEQIFLIIDEDVLLECTQVSKDHCLFTSSLLTLMAIYYSCNLQYEDDRKHLFKFFKEHILGIIPKRKPYILKQLENKLLSKMNKALPGSMNAVN; encoded by the exons ATGGGACCATTACTTCTGACATTGAGT GAAGGTCAGAAATTGGAATCATTTCTGAAAAATGTCCCTTCAAAGTCACCATACCTAGTTTATACTGGTGCTGACAAGAGCGCAGGATCTGAGGAACAAATTTTTCTCATCATTGATGAAGATGTCCTATTGGAATGCACTCAAGTTTCAAAGGATCACTGTCTTTTTACTTCATCTCTTTTAACATTGATGGCAATTTATTATTCTTGTAATCTACAGTACGAAGATGACCGTAAACATCTGTTTAAATTCTTCAAAGAGCATATTTTGGGCATTATTCCTAAACGTAAGCCATACATACTAAAGCAGCTTGAGAACAAGCTGCTAAGCAAAATGAACAAGGCTCTTCCAGGTTCCAtgaatgctgtaaactag
- the LOC138032103 gene encoding zinc finger MYM-type protein 1-like translates to MELWDWSLDVLKDTEMKSRINGVKSMMTKFSFYFGCCLGEKILRQTDNLSRALQSSSISAAQGNKLAVDVVKTLKTDRSDESFDLFWARIKQRKDKEIESIEDPVPPRKRKVPSRFELGQQQTHYFPQTAKDHYKQIYFEAIDFATTAITARFDQKDFKVYMNLQELLLKATAKQPYDAELAEVLKVYSEDLNPYQLEGQLVLLPQVAASNAFDTSRFNVDDLISFFQSIDEPHKLLLSEICTLGKLLLVMPATNATSERSFSALKRVKTYLRATTGDARLNHLMTLHIHRDRTDSIDLVAAANQFVGEQENRKQLFGSFTTNDLSRKVSLVSRSTQTSL, encoded by the coding sequence ATGGAGCTTTGGGATTGGTCCCTTGATGTCTTAAAGGACACAGAAATGAAATCGAGAATCAATGGAGTTAAAAGTATGATGACAAAGTTTAGTTTTTATTTTGGTTGTTGCTTAGGTGAGAAAATTTTGCGACAAACCGACAACTTGAGCCGTGCTTTGCAGAGTTCTTCAATTTCTGCTGCTCAGGGAAATAAGCTTGCAGTAGATGTGGTCAAAACCTTGAAAACAGATCGGAGCGACGAGTCTTTTGATCTCTTCTGGGCTCGCATCAAACAGagaaaggacaaagaaattGAGTCCATCGAAGATCCCGTGCCTCCAAGGAAGAGAAAAGTCCCAAGCAGATTCGAGCTTGGACAACAACAAACGCACTATTTCCCTCAAACGGCCAAGGACCACTATAAGCAAATTTATTTTGAAGCCATCGATTTTGCAACAACTGCAATCACAGCACGATTTGACCAGAAGGACTTCAAAGTGTACATGAATCTCCAAGAGCTTCTTTTAAAGGCCACAGCTAAACAACCGTACGATGCTGAACTGGCCGAAGTTTTGAAGGTGTATAGTGAAGACCTGAATCCCTATCAACTTGAAGGCCAGCTAGTACTTCTCCCACAAGTGGCTGCCTCGAATGCTTTTGACACTTCAAGATTTAATGTCGATGACCTAATatcattttttcaatcaattgATGAACCCCATAAATTACTTCTTTCTGAAATTTGCACGCTGGGAAAGTTACTGTTGGTTATGCCAGCAACGAATGCCACGAGTGAACGTTCATTTTCTGCTTTAAAGCGCGTCAAGACATATTTGCGTGCAACAACTGGAGACGCAAGGCTGAACCATCTCATGACGCTTCATATCCACAGGGACAGGACTGATTCGATTGACCTGGTAGCTGCAGCAAACCAGTTTGTTGGAGAACAAGAGAACAGAAAGCAGTTGTTTGGGTCTTTTACCACAAATGATTTGTCGCGAAAGGTGTCTTTGGTCTCGCGTTCAACGCAAACATCTCTATAA
- the LOC138031448 gene encoding zinc finger MYM-type protein 1-like: protein MASRKNNQETSKQSTLLRWVRPDREPSKTENRGEQAVLEETSQESDEQAAGTSNSSNSNINTTPQGPELPPTPDLPSVSKGPNQPKNFKFPQRTFGNSTKKRSFQPVWFEQRPWLHYVEKTDMVLCFTCVKAIQNNMLSSTKADPQFTRIGYSNWKNAMDKKKGFQKHALSESHKEAVARVITAPATTTGDVGELLSEKHAKEKAINRKILLTILSNVHFLARQALPLRGNWDTDSASEINSNFYQLLKLRSEENPEISEWLSRRTEKYTSPMIQNEMLEVLGVLREISENIQNAKFFTIMADETADVSIKEQLVVCIRWVDDKFVIHEDFIGMWPLPRTTADQIVETLREALQQMNLDIQNARGQCYDGAATMAGEKTGVATQIKSVNGKCLYTHCYGHALNLAVADAIKSVKCMSDALDTVREIGKLVKKSPQRNTKLDQIREETTNESRGVHAFRPTRWTVRGEALA from the coding sequence ATGGCTTCAAGAAAGAATAATCAAGAGACTAGTAAGCAAAGCACACTCCTTAGATGGGTGAGACCTGATCGTGAGCCATCGAAGACTGAAAACCGTGGAGAACAAGCTGTTTTAGAAGAAACATCTCAGGAATCTGACGAGCAAGCAGCAGGAACTTCCAATTCTTCGAACTCAAACATAAATACCACACCACAAGGACCTGAATTGCCGCCCACTCCAGATCTGCCATCAGTGTCAAAAGGCCCCAATCAACCGAAGAACTTTAAATTTCCCCAAAGAACGTTTGGAAACAGTACGAAGAAACGTTCATTTCAACCAGTGTGGTTCGAACAGAGGCCATGGCTACATTATGTCGAGAAAACTGACATGGTGTTATGTTTCACTTGTGTAAAAGCCATCCAAAATAATATGCTTTCCTCGACAAAAGCAGACCCACAGTTCACTCGGATTGGGTATAGCAACTGGAAAAATGCAATGGACAAAAAGAAAGGGTTTCAAAAACACGCACTCTCTGAATCTCATAAGGAAGCAGTAGCCAGAGTCATTACAGCCCCAGCTACAACCACCGGGGATGTCGGAGAGTTGTTGTCTGAGAAGCACGCAAAGGAAAAGGCAATAAACAGAAAAATCCTACTCACGATTCTTTCCAACGTCCATTTTTTAGCTCGTCAGGCCCTGCCACTACGGGGAAATTGGGACACTGACAGTGCGAGTGAGATTAACTCAAACTTTTATCAACTACTGAAACTGCGATCTGAAGAAAACCCAGAAATAAGTGAGTGGCTTAGTCGTAGAACTGAGAAATACACATCCCCTATGATTCAGAATGAGATGCTCGAAGTTCTAGGTGTGCTGCGGGAAATATCAGAAAACATTCAGAATGCTAAGTTTTTTACGATAATGGCAGATGAGACAGCTGATGTGTCTATCAAGGAGCAACTTGTTGTATGCATTCGTTGGGTTGACGACAAGTTTGTAATTCATGAAGACTTTATTGGAATGTGGCCCTTGCCCAGAACCACTGCTGATCAGATCGTAGAAACACTGAGAGAGGCCCTGCAACAAATGAATCTCGATATTCAGAATGCTCGTGGTCAGTGCTATGATGGTGCTGCAACAATGGCAGGGGAGAAAACTGGTGTGGCAACGCAGATTAAATCCGTCAATGGAAAGTGCCTGTATACACACTGTTATGGCCATGCCTTGAACTTGGCCGTTGCCGATGCCATAAAATCAGTGAAATGTATGAGTGATGCACTTGACACTGTCAGAGAAATTGGAAAGTTGGTAAAAAAGTCACCACAAAGAAACACCAAACTAGATCAAATAAGGGAAGAAACCACAAATGAGTCTCGCGGAGTTCACGCGTTTCGCCCAACACGATGGACTGTTCGTGGCGAAGCATTAGCATAA
- the LOC138031451 gene encoding uncharacterized protein, which produces MAGGFVKPNAEVSIKKMWVLLKMFDSTPDEKEWHFAANKPDDLPQQNNNFDCRVFVTLYARYLIANSSLFVELSSLQRLQKTHDPHTYKHKSLARGKDLQDENLQKDLSTVVEIFVKNADKLAPLGSSQANKCLNNSVGSKAPKIRHYGASESNDYRVACAVGQKNIGYSCVSEALHEIQLSPGSYCKGYSERVDRKRSKLSARSKTRQYKEKTREQRETRSSKVRQLEDREEANDQFRAYVLPVHGITSGASAVNKLSVKHGILFYDGRPVNATSLHDGLAKFLDWLKPKKPCLLLAHNAKGFDAKHLIKALASCGQIDEFCQITVGFSDTLPAFREMYPDRKSFSQLALATDLLDATYNAHSALDDVKMLQTLSTSFISDTVLLKHSFTNSWVQRYIVYLSQKSKALRTLQPIICLKKISKSMAEKVSASGLTLEHLQLAYSRDGVDAISNVLIEKFDGRARVSSNKRVITNICSYFQAD; this is translated from the exons ATGGCTGGAGGTTTTGTCAAACCAAATGCAGAAGTCTCCATTAAGAAGATGTGGGTGCTGTTAAAGATGTTTGACAGTACTCCTGATGAGAAGGAGTGGCATTTTGCTGCCAACAAACCTGATGATCTTCcccagcaaaacaacaactttgaCTGCAGGGTCTTTGTCACTCTTTATGCCAGATACCTTATTGCAAACAGTTCCTTGTTTGTAGAATTGTCAAGCCTCCAAAGACTTCAGAAAACACATG ATCCACACACATACAAACACAAGTCACTCGCACGTGGCAAGGATCTGCAAGATGAAAACCTACAGAAAGACCTTTCCACTGTGGTTGAGATCTTTGTCAAGAATGCTGACAAACTTGCCCCACTAGGCTCAAGCCAAGCTAACAAGTGCCTCAACAACTCAGTGGGAAGCAAAGCACCCAAGATTCGTCATTATGGGGCCAGCGAGAGTAACGACTATCGAGTGGCTTGCGCCGTTGGACAGAAGAACATTGGATATTCATGTGTTTCAGAG GCTTTGCATGAGATTCAGTTGTCACCAGGAAGTTATTGTAAAGGGTATTCAGAGAGAGTAGACAGGAAGAGATCGAAGCTTAGTGCTAGGTCAAAAACCAGGCAATATAAAGAGAAAACAAGGGAACAGAGAGAGACAAGAAGTTCGAAAGTTCGACAGCTGGAAGACAGAGAAG AAGCCAATGACCAGTTCCGTGCATATGTCCTCCCTGTACATGGTATAACATCAGGTGCATCAGCAGTCAACAAGCTTTCAGTCAAGCATGGAATACTCTTTTATGATGGCAGACCGGTCAATGCAACCAGTTTGCATGATGGCCTAGCTAAGTTTTTGGATTGGCTCAAGCCAAAGAAACCATGTTTGCTGCTGGCACACAATGCTAAAGGTTTTGATGCCAAACACCTCATCAAAGCACTGGCATCATGTGGCCAGATCGATGAGTTCTGTCAAATTACAGTTGGGTTTTCAGACACCCTGCCTGCATTCAGAGAGATGTACCCTGATAGGAAATCATTCAGTCAGCTAGCTCTGGCTACAGATCTTCTTGATGCAACTTACAATGCACACAGTGCCTTGGATGATGTGAAGATGCTACAAACTTTGAGCACAAGCTTCATAAGCGATACCGTTCTTCTGAAACATAGCTTCACCAACTCCTGGGTGCAACGCTACATTGTGTACTTGAGTCAGAAGAGCAAAGCTTTAAGAACTCTCCAACCAATCATTTGTTTGAAGAAGATTTCCAAGTCTATGGCTGAGAAGGTGTCTGCCTCTGGTCTGACTCTAGAGCACTTGCAATTGGCATATTCTAGAGATGGAGTAGATGCCATTTCAAATGTTCTCATAGAGAAATTTGATGGTAGAGCAAGAGTCAGTAGCAACAAGAGGGTAATCACGAATATTTGTAGTTACTTTCAGGCAGACTAA